From the genome of Streptomyces sp. NBC_01317, one region includes:
- a CDS encoding CinA family protein, whose translation MNGGAARVLALLEDRSATLAVAESLTGGLVAAELTSVPGASRSFRGSVTAYATDLKRDVLGVAAPLLAERGAVDPEVARQMAAGVRRVLGADWGAATTGVAGPEPQDGQPVGTVYVAVVGPIGPGKVVALRLNGDRADIRKESVVSVLGLLRSELSGNGRTQDTEQNGGN comes from the coding sequence GTGAACGGCGGCGCGGCGCGGGTGCTGGCGCTGCTGGAGGACCGGTCCGCGACGCTGGCCGTCGCGGAGTCCCTGACCGGCGGCCTGGTGGCCGCGGAGCTGACCTCGGTCCCCGGCGCCTCCCGGAGCTTCCGCGGGTCCGTGACGGCCTACGCGACGGATCTCAAGCGGGACGTCCTGGGCGTCGCCGCACCCCTCCTGGCGGAACGCGGTGCGGTGGATCCCGAGGTCGCACGGCAGATGGCGGCGGGGGTACGACGGGTCCTGGGCGCCGACTGGGGCGCCGCGACCACCGGGGTGGCGGGTCCCGAACCGCAGGACGGGCAGCCCGTGGGGACCGTCTACGTGGCGGTCGTAGGACCGATCGGTCCCGGGAAAGTTGTCGCTCTGCGGTTGAACGGTGACCGGGCGGACATTCGTAAAGAGAGTGTGGTCAGCGTGCTGGGACTGCTCCGCAGCGAACTTTCCGGGAACGGGCGGACACAGGATACGGAACAGAACGGGGGGAATTGA
- the pgsA gene encoding CDP-diacylglycerol--glycerol-3-phosphate 3-phosphatidyltransferase, protein MTGVPASAAGGTGAKRVPAPKGKLGAAAVNQASLWNIANILTMVRLVLVPAFVVLLFQDGGFDPAWRAWAWAAFAVAMITDVFDGHLARTYNLVTDFGKIADPIADKAIMAAGLISLSVLGDLPWWVTSVILFRETGITLMRFWVIRLAVIPASRGGKAKTLAQGVAVGMYVLALTGPLATLRFWVMALAVVLTVLTGLDYVRDAVLIRRRGIVAQRAAQAHRHGGTDGSGEADEAGESAAAESTR, encoded by the coding sequence ATGACCGGAGTCCCGGCGTCCGCTGCGGGCGGTACCGGCGCGAAGCGGGTACCGGCGCCCAAAGGCAAGCTGGGGGCTGCTGCGGTCAATCAGGCCAGCCTGTGGAACATCGCCAACATACTCACCATGGTGCGGCTGGTGCTCGTGCCCGCCTTCGTTGTGCTGCTGTTCCAGGACGGCGGATTCGACCCGGCCTGGCGTGCCTGGGCGTGGGCGGCGTTCGCCGTCGCGATGATCACCGATGTCTTCGACGGGCATCTTGCCCGTACGTACAACCTGGTCACCGACTTCGGGAAGATCGCCGACCCCATCGCCGACAAGGCGATCATGGCGGCGGGGCTGATCAGTCTCTCGGTGCTGGGCGATCTGCCCTGGTGGGTGACGAGCGTCATCCTCTTCCGTGAGACCGGCATCACGCTGATGCGGTTCTGGGTGATCAGACTCGCCGTCATCCCGGCCAGCCGGGGCGGCAAGGCGAAGACCCTGGCGCAGGGCGTGGCGGTGGGGATGTACGTCCTGGCGCTGACGGGGCCGCTGGCGACGCTGCGGTTCTGGGTGATGGCGCTGGCGGTCGTGCTGACGGTGCTCACCGGGCTGGACTACGTACGCGACGCGGTGCTCATCCGGCGGCGGGGGATCGTGGCGCAGCGGGCGGCACAGGCCCACCGTCATGGCGGGACCGATGGGTCCGGTGAGGCGGACGAGGCCGGGGAGAGTGCCGCTGCGGAGTCCACGCGGTGA